One genomic segment of Rhizobium viscosum includes these proteins:
- a CDS encoding TetR/AcrR family transcriptional regulator, protein MTRTRKITTDDILDAAERVVVRSGAAGLSIDAVAKEAGVSKSRVVYDHKTKSALLEALVDRRVGADVAHMQECVKAAADTPHPELYGRIASADKTLDDTDRAVAMAISASMSSEENLQQIIRRWVVDDLAAMAAGPKPRAALMAYLTLTGFYCTELFDFHRWSGPERQELLEDIRKVYTTFTEPPQTKT, encoded by the coding sequence GTGACGCGAACGCGCAAGATCACCACTGACGATATTCTCGACGCTGCCGAGCGCGTCGTCGTACGATCAGGTGCGGCCGGGCTTTCGATCGATGCGGTGGCGAAGGAAGCCGGCGTCAGCAAGTCGCGCGTGGTCTATGACCACAAGACCAAGAGCGCGCTTCTGGAAGCGCTGGTCGACCGCCGCGTCGGGGCCGATGTCGCCCATATGCAGGAATGCGTGAAGGCGGCTGCCGATACCCCTCACCCGGAGCTTTACGGCCGCATTGCTTCGGCCGACAAGACGCTCGACGATACCGACCGCGCCGTCGCGATGGCGATCAGCGCTTCGATGTCGAGCGAAGAAAATCTGCAGCAGATCATCCGCAGATGGGTGGTCGACGATCTGGCGGCCATGGCCGCCGGGCCGAAACCGCGGGCGGCGCTGATGGCCTATCTGACGCTGACCGGCTTCTACTGTACCGAACTCTTCGATTTCCACCGCTGGAGCGGCCCGGAACGGCAGGAACTGCTCGAGGATATCCGCAAGGTCTACACGACCTTCACCGAGCCTCCACAAACGAAGACTTGA
- a CDS encoding efflux RND transporter periplasmic adaptor subunit: MLRNTRLPRLKAMMAATTLLVLTAGQTLAQEGMQMPPAAVGVVEMKAHAVPVVNELPGRIAATRVSEVRARVSGILQERVFEQGTLVKQGDVLYRIDPRLFRVRVASAEATLQRAKATQQNARLQLERQQNLKERNIATGIDYDTASVNLAQADADVASAEAGLDEAKINLDYTEVRAPITGIIGGALVTEGALVTADGTSNLALIQQIDPVYADFTQSAQDLLNLKRAVAEGKLESAAPGEARVELVFDDGSLYAEPGRLLFASANVDPNTGQVTLRAEFPNKHGDLLPGMYVRVRIEQAVRQDALTVPQRAVTRNEAGQAQVYVLAEGNKAELRPVTLGQVLGSEWVVETGLKSGETVIADGVQKVQPGATVAPEPWKPDATADAGANAPATPAKAE; the protein is encoded by the coding sequence ATGTTGCGCAATACCAGACTGCCGCGCCTGAAGGCGATGATGGCAGCCACAACCCTTCTCGTACTCACCGCCGGGCAGACGCTCGCCCAAGAGGGCATGCAGATGCCGCCGGCAGCCGTCGGCGTGGTCGAGATGAAGGCCCATGCCGTGCCCGTGGTCAACGAACTGCCGGGCCGCATTGCCGCCACCCGCGTGTCGGAAGTGCGCGCCCGCGTTTCCGGCATCCTGCAAGAGCGCGTCTTCGAACAGGGCACACTCGTCAAGCAGGGCGACGTGCTCTACCGCATCGATCCGCGCCTCTTCCGCGTGCGCGTCGCCTCTGCCGAAGCCACGCTGCAGCGCGCCAAGGCCACGCAGCAGAATGCCCGCCTGCAGCTGGAGCGCCAGCAGAACCTGAAGGAACGCAACATCGCGACCGGCATCGATTACGATACCGCCTCCGTCAATCTCGCCCAGGCCGATGCGGATGTGGCAAGCGCCGAAGCCGGCCTCGACGAAGCCAAGATCAATCTCGACTATACCGAAGTCCGCGCGCCCATTACCGGCATCATCGGCGGAGCCCTCGTCACCGAAGGCGCGCTCGTCACTGCCGACGGCACCTCCAACCTGGCGCTGATCCAGCAGATCGACCCCGTCTATGCCGACTTCACCCAGTCCGCCCAGGATCTCCTGAACCTCAAGCGGGCGGTGGCCGAAGGCAAGCTGGAGAGTGCCGCCCCCGGCGAAGCCCGCGTCGAGCTCGTCTTCGACGATGGCAGCCTCTATGCCGAGCCCGGCCGGCTGCTCTTTGCCAGCGCCAATGTCGACCCCAATACCGGACAGGTGACGCTGCGCGCCGAATTCCCCAACAAGCATGGCGATCTCCTGCCCGGCATGTATGTGCGCGTGCGCATCGAACAGGCCGTGCGCCAGGATGCGCTGACCGTGCCGCAGCGGGCGGTGACGCGAAACGAGGCCGGCCAGGCGCAGGTCTATGTGCTCGCCGAAGGCAACAAGGCGGAGCTTCGCCCCGTCACCCTCGGCCAGGTTCTCGGCTCCGAATGGGTCGTGGAAACGGGTCTCAAGAGCGGTGAAACGGTCATTGCCGATGGCGTGCAGAAGGTACAGCCCGGCGCGACCGTGGCGCCCGAACCCTGGAAGCCGGATGCGACGGCGGATGCGGGGGCAAACGCCCCGGCCACCCCTGCGAAGGCGGAGTAA